One region of Malania oleifera isolate guangnan ecotype guangnan chromosome 6, ASM2987363v1, whole genome shotgun sequence genomic DNA includes:
- the LOC131157150 gene encoding probable polygalacturonase: MEFRAGLTTIQVVEAISVLAVLVLLSSGGVKCRKARNLDSFEYSAISCRAHSASLTDFGGVGDGMTSNTKAFQAAISHLSQFSSEGGSQLFVPPGKWLTGSFNLTSHFTLFLHKDAVLLASQEESEWPVIEPLPSYGRGRDAVGGRYVSLIFGTNLTDVAVIGDNGTIDGQGELWWQKFHEGKLKYTRPYLIEIMYSDNVQISNLTLVNSPSWNVHPVYSSNIIVQGITILAPVTSPNTDGINPDSCANTRIEDCYIVSGDDCVAVKSGWDEYGIAFGMPTQKLIIRRLTCISPFSAVIALGSEMSGGIQDVRAEDIVAINSESGVRIKTASGRGGFVRDIYVRQMTMKTMKWAFWMTGNYGSHPDNNYNHNALPMIQGVNYRDMVAENVTMVARLEGISGDPFTGICISNVTIGMAKKAKKVPWNCTDVAGISSGVNPKACNLLPDQGPAACTFPTDSLPIDNVEVQMCSYRVKYF; the protein is encoded by the exons ATGGAGTTCCGGGCAGGTCTCACGACAATCCAA GTAGTTGAGGCAATTTCAGTTCTGGCTGTTCTGGTTTTGCTGAGCTCCGGGGGAGTTAAATGCAGAAAAGCCCGTAATTTGGATTCATTCGAGTACTCTGCAATAAGTTGCAGAGCCCACAGTGCATCGTTGACGGATTTTGGTGGAGTCGGCGATGGAATGACGTCGAATACGAAGGCCTTTCAGGCGGCCATTAGTCACTTGAGCCAGTTCAGTTCCGAGGGCGGCTCTCAGCTCTTCGTTCCTCCCGGAAAATGGCTGACGGGTAGCTTCAACCTCACCAGTCACTTTACTCTGTTTCTTCACAAAGATGCCGTTCTTCTGGCTTCTCAG GAGGAGAGCGAATGGCCGGTGATTGAACCCTTGCCATCCTATGGTCGAGGAAGGGATGCAGTGGGTGGGAGGTATGTAAGTCTTATCTTCGGAACCAACCTCACCGATGTCGCGGTAATAG GGGACAATGGCACCATTGATGGTCAGGGTGAGCTCTGGTGGCAAAAATTCCATGAAGGAAAGCTAAAATACACCAGGCCTTACTTGATTGAGATTATGTACTCTGATAATGTGCAAATATCCAATCTTACATTGGTGAATTCACCATCATGGAATGTTCATCCTGTTTACAGCAG CAACATTATCGTACAAGGGATTACGATACTTGCACCAGTCACCTCTCCAAACACAGATGGGATTAATCCAG ACTCTTGCGCGAACACCCGAATTGAGGACTGTTACATTGTCTCCGGAGATGATTGTGTTGCAGTGAAGAGTGGTTGGGACGAGTATGGAATAGCATTCGGAATGCCAACCCAGAAGCTTATAATCCGACGCCTCACGTGTATCTCTCCATTCAGTGCAGTGATCGCACTGGGCAGTGAGATGTCTGGCGGGATCCAAGATGTGAGGGCAGAAGACATCGTAGCCATCAATTCAGAATCAGGAGTCAGGATCAAGACTGCATCAGGAAGGGGAGGGTTTGTGAGGGACATATATGTTAGGCAGATGACCATGAAAACCATGAAATGGGCGTTTTGGATGACAGGGAATTACGGGTCTCATCCCGACAACAACTACAATCACAACGCACTTCCCATGATCCAGGGGGTTAACTACCGGGACATGGTTGCTGAGAATGTGACAATGGTGGCTAGACTGGAGGGAATTTCTGGGGATCCATTCACCGGAATTTGCATATCAAATGTAACCATTGGAATGGCAAAGAAGGCAAAGAAAGTTCCATGGAATTGCACTGATGTTGCTGGGATTTCTAGTGGGGTGAACCCTAAAGCATGCAATCTCTTGCCTGACCAGGGGCCTGCAGCATGCACTTTTCCAACAGACAGCCTGCCAATTGATAATGTTGAAGTACAGATGTGTTCTTACAGGGTAAAATATTTCTGA